The Lagenorhynchus albirostris chromosome 6, mLagAlb1.1, whole genome shotgun sequence genome includes a window with the following:
- the PRKAG3 gene encoding 5'-AMP-activated protein kinase subunit gamma-3 isoform X1, with product MSFLEQGDSTSWPSPAMTTSSERSHGEQGTKASRWTRQEDVEEGEPPGLGEGLQSRPAAESTGLEATFPKATPWTQAAPLAGVGSPTAERDILPPDCAASASSSSTDDLDVGIEFSATAAWGDELGLVEERPAPCPSPQALLPRLSWDDELQKPGAQVYMHFMQEHTCYDAMATSSKIVIFDTMLQIKKAFFALVANGVRAAPLWDSKKQSFVGMLTITDFILVLHRYYRSPLVQIYEIEEHTIETWREIYLQGSFRPLVSISPSDSLLEAVYTLIKNRIHRLPVLDPVSGAVLHILTHKRLLKFLHIFQGTLLPRPSFLSCTIQDVGIGTFRDLAMVLETAPILTALDIFVDRRVSALPVVNEAVLKSRSGQVVGLYSRFDVIHLAAQQTYNHLDVSVGEALRRRTLCLEKVVSCQPHETLGEVIDRIVQEQVHRLVLVDETQHLLGVVSLSDILQALVLSPAGIDALGA from the exons ATGAGCTTCCTAGAGCAAGGAGATAGCACTTCATGGCCGTCACCAGCCATGACCACCAGCTCAGAAAGAAGCCATGGGGAACAGGGGACCAAGGCTTCAAGATGGACAAGGCAGGAGGATGTAGAGGAAGGGGAGCCGCCAGGCCTGGGGGAAG GTCTCCAGTCCAGGCCAGCTGCTGAGTCCACCGGGCTGGAGGCCACATTCCCCAAGGCCACACCCTGGACCCAAGCTGCTCCCTTGGCTGGGGTGGGCTCCCCCACAGCAGAGCGGGACATCCTCCCCCCTGACTGTGCAGCCTCAGCCTCCAGCTCCAGCACAGACGATCTGGATGTGGGCATAGAGTTCTCAGCCACAGCAGCCTGGGGCGATGAGCTCGGCCTGGTGGAAGAGAGGCCGGCCCCATGCCCGTCCCCGCAGGCACTGTTACCCAGGCTGAGCTGGGACGATGAGCTGCAGAAGCCAGGGGCCCAGGTCTACATGCACTTCATGCAGGAGCACACCTGCTACGATGCCATGGCAACCAGCTCCAAGATAGTCATCTTCGACACCATGCTGCAG ATCAAGAAGGCCTTCTTCGCCCTGGTGGCCAATGGCGTCCGGGCGGCACCTCTGTGGGACAGCAAGAAGCAGAGCTTTGTGG GGATGCTGACCATCACAGACTTCATCTTGGTGCTGCACCGCTATTACAGGTCCCCCCTG GTCCAGATCTATGAGATTGAAGAACATACGATTGAGACCTGGAGGG AGATCTACCTTCAAGGCTCCTTCAGGCCTCTGGTCTCCATCTCTCCCAGTGACAG CCTGCTCGAAGCCGTCTATACCCTCATCAAGAACCGGATCCACCGCCTGCCGGTCCTGGACCCAGTCTCAGGCGCtgtgctccacatcctcacacaCAAGCGGCTGCTCAAGTTCCTGCACATCTTT CAGGGCACCCTGCTGCCCaggccctccttcctctcctgcacCATCCAAGATGTGGGCATCGGCACGTTCCGAGACTTGGCCATGGTGCTAGAAACGGCACCCATCCTGACCGCACTGGACATCTTTGTGGACCGGCGCGTGTCTGCACTGCCTGTGGTCAACGAAGCTG TTCTAAAGTCTCGATCAG GACAGGTCGTGGGCCTCTACTCCCGCTTTGATGTGATT CACCTGGCAGCCCAACAAACATACAACCACCTGGATGTGAGTGTGGGAGAAGCACTGAGGCGGAGGACACTGTGTCTGGAGAAAGTCGTTTCCTGCCAGCCCCATGAGACCTTGGGGGAAGTCATCGACCGGATTGTCCAGGAGCAG GTGCACCGGCTGGTGCTCGTGGATGAGACCCAGCACCTCCTGGGTGTGGTGTCCCTCTCCGACATCCTTCAGGCTCTCGTGCTGAGCCCTGCTGGCATCGACGCCCTCGGGGCATGA
- the PRKAG3 gene encoding 5'-AMP-activated protein kinase subunit gamma-3 isoform X5: protein MSFLEQGDSTSWPSPAMTTSSERSHGEQGTKASRWTRQEDVEEGEPPGLGEGLQSRPAAESTGLEATFPKATPWTQAAPLAGVGSPTAERDILPPDCAASASSSSTDDLDVGIEFSATAAWGDELGLVEERPAPCPSPQALLPRLSWDDELQKPGAQVYMHFMQEHTCYDAMATSSKIVIFDTMLQIKKAFFALVANGVRAAPLWDSKKQSFVGMLTITDFILVLHRYYRSPLVQIYEIEEHTIETWREIYLQGSFRPLVSISPSDSLLEAVYTLIKNRIHRLPVLDPVSGAVLHILTHKRLLKFLHIFQGTLLPRPSFLSCTIQDVGIGTFRDLAMVLETAPILTALDIFVDRRVSALPVVNEAVLKSRSGQVVGLYSRFDVIHLAAQQTYNHLDVSVGEALRRRTLCLEKVVSCQPHETLGEVIDRIVQEQCQPRWLL from the exons ATGAGCTTCCTAGAGCAAGGAGATAGCACTTCATGGCCGTCACCAGCCATGACCACCAGCTCAGAAAGAAGCCATGGGGAACAGGGGACCAAGGCTTCAAGATGGACAAGGCAGGAGGATGTAGAGGAAGGGGAGCCGCCAGGCCTGGGGGAAG GTCTCCAGTCCAGGCCAGCTGCTGAGTCCACCGGGCTGGAGGCCACATTCCCCAAGGCCACACCCTGGACCCAAGCTGCTCCCTTGGCTGGGGTGGGCTCCCCCACAGCAGAGCGGGACATCCTCCCCCCTGACTGTGCAGCCTCAGCCTCCAGCTCCAGCACAGACGATCTGGATGTGGGCATAGAGTTCTCAGCCACAGCAGCCTGGGGCGATGAGCTCGGCCTGGTGGAAGAGAGGCCGGCCCCATGCCCGTCCCCGCAGGCACTGTTACCCAGGCTGAGCTGGGACGATGAGCTGCAGAAGCCAGGGGCCCAGGTCTACATGCACTTCATGCAGGAGCACACCTGCTACGATGCCATGGCAACCAGCTCCAAGATAGTCATCTTCGACACCATGCTGCAG ATCAAGAAGGCCTTCTTCGCCCTGGTGGCCAATGGCGTCCGGGCGGCACCTCTGTGGGACAGCAAGAAGCAGAGCTTTGTGG GGATGCTGACCATCACAGACTTCATCTTGGTGCTGCACCGCTATTACAGGTCCCCCCTG GTCCAGATCTATGAGATTGAAGAACATACGATTGAGACCTGGAGGG AGATCTACCTTCAAGGCTCCTTCAGGCCTCTGGTCTCCATCTCTCCCAGTGACAG CCTGCTCGAAGCCGTCTATACCCTCATCAAGAACCGGATCCACCGCCTGCCGGTCCTGGACCCAGTCTCAGGCGCtgtgctccacatcctcacacaCAAGCGGCTGCTCAAGTTCCTGCACATCTTT CAGGGCACCCTGCTGCCCaggccctccttcctctcctgcacCATCCAAGATGTGGGCATCGGCACGTTCCGAGACTTGGCCATGGTGCTAGAAACGGCACCCATCCTGACCGCACTGGACATCTTTGTGGACCGGCGCGTGTCTGCACTGCCTGTGGTCAACGAAGCTG TTCTAAAGTCTCGATCAG GACAGGTCGTGGGCCTCTACTCCCGCTTTGATGTGATT CACCTGGCAGCCCAACAAACATACAACCACCTGGATGTGAGTGTGGGAGAAGCACTGAGGCGGAGGACACTGTGTCTGGAGAAAGTCGTTTCCTGCCAGCCCCATGAGACCTTGGGGGAAGTCATCGACCGGATTGTCCAGGAGCAG TGTCAACCTCGTTGGCTGCTGTAG
- the PRKAG3 gene encoding 5'-AMP-activated protein kinase subunit gamma-3 isoform X4 — protein MSFLEQGDSTSWPSPAMTTSSERSHGEQGTKASRWTRQEDVEEGEPPGLGEGLQSRPAAESTGLEATFPKATPWTQAAPLAGVGSPTAERDILPPDCAASASSSSTDDLDVGIEFSATAAWGDELGLVEERPAPCPSPQALLPRLSWDDELQKPGAQVYMHFMQEHTCYDAMATSSKIVIFDTMLQIKKAFFALVANGVRAAPLWDSKKQSFVGMLTITDFILVLHRYYRSPLVQIYEIEEHTIETWREIYLQGSFRPLVSISPSDSLLEAVYTLIKNRIHRLPVLDPVSGAVLHILTHKRLLKFLHIFGTLLPRPSFLSCTIQDVGIGTFRDLAMVLETAPILTALDIFVDRRVSALPVVNEAGQVVGLYSRFDVIHLAAQQTYNHLDVSVGEALRRRTLCLEKVVSCQPHETLGEVIDRIVQEQVHRLVLVDETQHLLGVVSLSDILQALVLSPAGIDALGA, from the exons ATGAGCTTCCTAGAGCAAGGAGATAGCACTTCATGGCCGTCACCAGCCATGACCACCAGCTCAGAAAGAAGCCATGGGGAACAGGGGACCAAGGCTTCAAGATGGACAAGGCAGGAGGATGTAGAGGAAGGGGAGCCGCCAGGCCTGGGGGAAG GTCTCCAGTCCAGGCCAGCTGCTGAGTCCACCGGGCTGGAGGCCACATTCCCCAAGGCCACACCCTGGACCCAAGCTGCTCCCTTGGCTGGGGTGGGCTCCCCCACAGCAGAGCGGGACATCCTCCCCCCTGACTGTGCAGCCTCAGCCTCCAGCTCCAGCACAGACGATCTGGATGTGGGCATAGAGTTCTCAGCCACAGCAGCCTGGGGCGATGAGCTCGGCCTGGTGGAAGAGAGGCCGGCCCCATGCCCGTCCCCGCAGGCACTGTTACCCAGGCTGAGCTGGGACGATGAGCTGCAGAAGCCAGGGGCCCAGGTCTACATGCACTTCATGCAGGAGCACACCTGCTACGATGCCATGGCAACCAGCTCCAAGATAGTCATCTTCGACACCATGCTGCAG ATCAAGAAGGCCTTCTTCGCCCTGGTGGCCAATGGCGTCCGGGCGGCACCTCTGTGGGACAGCAAGAAGCAGAGCTTTGTGG GGATGCTGACCATCACAGACTTCATCTTGGTGCTGCACCGCTATTACAGGTCCCCCCTG GTCCAGATCTATGAGATTGAAGAACATACGATTGAGACCTGGAGGG AGATCTACCTTCAAGGCTCCTTCAGGCCTCTGGTCTCCATCTCTCCCAGTGACAG CCTGCTCGAAGCCGTCTATACCCTCATCAAGAACCGGATCCACCGCCTGCCGGTCCTGGACCCAGTCTCAGGCGCtgtgctccacatcctcacacaCAAGCGGCTGCTCAAGTTCCTGCACATCTTT GGCACCCTGCTGCCCaggccctccttcctctcctgcacCATCCAAGATGTGGGCATCGGCACGTTCCGAGACTTGGCCATGGTGCTAGAAACGGCACCCATCCTGACCGCACTGGACATCTTTGTGGACCGGCGCGTGTCTGCACTGCCTGTGGTCAACGAAGCTG GACAGGTCGTGGGCCTCTACTCCCGCTTTGATGTGATT CACCTGGCAGCCCAACAAACATACAACCACCTGGATGTGAGTGTGGGAGAAGCACTGAGGCGGAGGACACTGTGTCTGGAGAAAGTCGTTTCCTGCCAGCCCCATGAGACCTTGGGGGAAGTCATCGACCGGATTGTCCAGGAGCAG GTGCACCGGCTGGTGCTCGTGGATGAGACCCAGCACCTCCTGGGTGTGGTGTCCCTCTCCGACATCCTTCAGGCTCTCGTGCTGAGCCCTGCTGGCATCGACGCCCTCGGGGCATGA
- the PRKAG3 gene encoding 5'-AMP-activated protein kinase subunit gamma-3 isoform X6, whose amino-acid sequence MSFLEQGDSTSWPSPAMTTSSERSHGEQGTKASRWTRQEDVEEGEPPGLGEGLQSRPAAESTGLEATFPKATPWTQAAPLAGVGSPTAERDILPPDCAASASSSSTDDLDVGIEFSATAAWGDELGLVEERPAPCPSPQALLPRLSWDDELQKPGAQVYMHFMQEHTCYDAMATSSKIVIFDTMLQIKKAFFALVANGVRAAPLWDSKKQSFVGMLTITDFILVLHRYYRSPLVQIYEIEEHTIETWREIYLQGSFRPLVSISPSDSLLEAVYTLIKNRIHRLPVLDPVSGAVLHILTHKRLLKFLHIFQGTLLPRPSFLSCTIQDVGIGTFRDLAMVLETAPILTALDIFVDRRVSALPVVNEAVGLYIVPLFLCFL is encoded by the exons ATGAGCTTCCTAGAGCAAGGAGATAGCACTTCATGGCCGTCACCAGCCATGACCACCAGCTCAGAAAGAAGCCATGGGGAACAGGGGACCAAGGCTTCAAGATGGACAAGGCAGGAGGATGTAGAGGAAGGGGAGCCGCCAGGCCTGGGGGAAG GTCTCCAGTCCAGGCCAGCTGCTGAGTCCACCGGGCTGGAGGCCACATTCCCCAAGGCCACACCCTGGACCCAAGCTGCTCCCTTGGCTGGGGTGGGCTCCCCCACAGCAGAGCGGGACATCCTCCCCCCTGACTGTGCAGCCTCAGCCTCCAGCTCCAGCACAGACGATCTGGATGTGGGCATAGAGTTCTCAGCCACAGCAGCCTGGGGCGATGAGCTCGGCCTGGTGGAAGAGAGGCCGGCCCCATGCCCGTCCCCGCAGGCACTGTTACCCAGGCTGAGCTGGGACGATGAGCTGCAGAAGCCAGGGGCCCAGGTCTACATGCACTTCATGCAGGAGCACACCTGCTACGATGCCATGGCAACCAGCTCCAAGATAGTCATCTTCGACACCATGCTGCAG ATCAAGAAGGCCTTCTTCGCCCTGGTGGCCAATGGCGTCCGGGCGGCACCTCTGTGGGACAGCAAGAAGCAGAGCTTTGTGG GGATGCTGACCATCACAGACTTCATCTTGGTGCTGCACCGCTATTACAGGTCCCCCCTG GTCCAGATCTATGAGATTGAAGAACATACGATTGAGACCTGGAGGG AGATCTACCTTCAAGGCTCCTTCAGGCCTCTGGTCTCCATCTCTCCCAGTGACAG CCTGCTCGAAGCCGTCTATACCCTCATCAAGAACCGGATCCACCGCCTGCCGGTCCTGGACCCAGTCTCAGGCGCtgtgctccacatcctcacacaCAAGCGGCTGCTCAAGTTCCTGCACATCTTT CAGGGCACCCTGCTGCCCaggccctccttcctctcctgcacCATCCAAGATGTGGGCATCGGCACGTTCCGAGACTTGGCCATGGTGCTAGAAACGGCACCCATCCTGACCGCACTGGACATCTTTGTGGACCGGCGCGTGTCTGCACTGCCTGTGGTCAACGAAGCTG tTGGCCTGTACATTGTTCCTCTCTTCCTGTGTTTCCTGTAA
- the PRKAG3 gene encoding 5'-AMP-activated protein kinase subunit gamma-3 isoform X2 yields the protein MSFLEQGDSTSWPSPAMTTSSERSHGEQGTKASRWTRQEDVEEGEPPGLGEGLQSRPAAESTGLEATFPKATPWTQAAPLAGVGSPTAERDILPPDCAASASSSSTDDLDVGIEFSATAAWGDELGLVEERPAPCPSPQALLPRLSWDDELQKPGAQVYMHFMQEHTCYDAMATSSKIVIFDTMLQIKKAFFALVANGVRAAPLWDSKKQSFVGMLTITDFILVLHRYYRSPLVQIYEIEEHTIETWREIYLQGSFRPLVSISPSDSLLEAVYTLIKNRIHRLPVLDPVSGAVLHILTHKRLLKFLHIFGTLLPRPSFLSCTIQDVGIGTFRDLAMVLETAPILTALDIFVDRRVSALPVVNEAVLKSRSGQVVGLYSRFDVIHLAAQQTYNHLDVSVGEALRRRTLCLEKVVSCQPHETLGEVIDRIVQEQVHRLVLVDETQHLLGVVSLSDILQALVLSPAGIDALGA from the exons ATGAGCTTCCTAGAGCAAGGAGATAGCACTTCATGGCCGTCACCAGCCATGACCACCAGCTCAGAAAGAAGCCATGGGGAACAGGGGACCAAGGCTTCAAGATGGACAAGGCAGGAGGATGTAGAGGAAGGGGAGCCGCCAGGCCTGGGGGAAG GTCTCCAGTCCAGGCCAGCTGCTGAGTCCACCGGGCTGGAGGCCACATTCCCCAAGGCCACACCCTGGACCCAAGCTGCTCCCTTGGCTGGGGTGGGCTCCCCCACAGCAGAGCGGGACATCCTCCCCCCTGACTGTGCAGCCTCAGCCTCCAGCTCCAGCACAGACGATCTGGATGTGGGCATAGAGTTCTCAGCCACAGCAGCCTGGGGCGATGAGCTCGGCCTGGTGGAAGAGAGGCCGGCCCCATGCCCGTCCCCGCAGGCACTGTTACCCAGGCTGAGCTGGGACGATGAGCTGCAGAAGCCAGGGGCCCAGGTCTACATGCACTTCATGCAGGAGCACACCTGCTACGATGCCATGGCAACCAGCTCCAAGATAGTCATCTTCGACACCATGCTGCAG ATCAAGAAGGCCTTCTTCGCCCTGGTGGCCAATGGCGTCCGGGCGGCACCTCTGTGGGACAGCAAGAAGCAGAGCTTTGTGG GGATGCTGACCATCACAGACTTCATCTTGGTGCTGCACCGCTATTACAGGTCCCCCCTG GTCCAGATCTATGAGATTGAAGAACATACGATTGAGACCTGGAGGG AGATCTACCTTCAAGGCTCCTTCAGGCCTCTGGTCTCCATCTCTCCCAGTGACAG CCTGCTCGAAGCCGTCTATACCCTCATCAAGAACCGGATCCACCGCCTGCCGGTCCTGGACCCAGTCTCAGGCGCtgtgctccacatcctcacacaCAAGCGGCTGCTCAAGTTCCTGCACATCTTT GGCACCCTGCTGCCCaggccctccttcctctcctgcacCATCCAAGATGTGGGCATCGGCACGTTCCGAGACTTGGCCATGGTGCTAGAAACGGCACCCATCCTGACCGCACTGGACATCTTTGTGGACCGGCGCGTGTCTGCACTGCCTGTGGTCAACGAAGCTG TTCTAAAGTCTCGATCAG GACAGGTCGTGGGCCTCTACTCCCGCTTTGATGTGATT CACCTGGCAGCCCAACAAACATACAACCACCTGGATGTGAGTGTGGGAGAAGCACTGAGGCGGAGGACACTGTGTCTGGAGAAAGTCGTTTCCTGCCAGCCCCATGAGACCTTGGGGGAAGTCATCGACCGGATTGTCCAGGAGCAG GTGCACCGGCTGGTGCTCGTGGATGAGACCCAGCACCTCCTGGGTGTGGTGTCCCTCTCCGACATCCTTCAGGCTCTCGTGCTGAGCCCTGCTGGCATCGACGCCCTCGGGGCATGA
- the PRKAG3 gene encoding 5'-AMP-activated protein kinase subunit gamma-3 isoform X3 yields the protein MSFLEQGDSTSWPSPAMTTSSERSHGEQGTKASRWTRQEDVEEGEPPGLGEGLQSRPAAESTGLEATFPKATPWTQAAPLAGVGSPTAERDILPPDCAASASSSSTDDLDVGIEFSATAAWGDELGLVEERPAPCPSPQALLPRLSWDDELQKPGAQVYMHFMQEHTCYDAMATSSKIVIFDTMLQIKKAFFALVANGVRAAPLWDSKKQSFVGMLTITDFILVLHRYYRSPLVQIYEIEEHTIETWREIYLQGSFRPLVSISPSDSLLEAVYTLIKNRIHRLPVLDPVSGAVLHILTHKRLLKFLHIFQGTLLPRPSFLSCTIQDVGIGTFRDLAMVLETAPILTALDIFVDRRVSALPVVNEAGQVVGLYSRFDVIHLAAQQTYNHLDVSVGEALRRRTLCLEKVVSCQPHETLGEVIDRIVQEQVHRLVLVDETQHLLGVVSLSDILQALVLSPAGIDALGA from the exons ATGAGCTTCCTAGAGCAAGGAGATAGCACTTCATGGCCGTCACCAGCCATGACCACCAGCTCAGAAAGAAGCCATGGGGAACAGGGGACCAAGGCTTCAAGATGGACAAGGCAGGAGGATGTAGAGGAAGGGGAGCCGCCAGGCCTGGGGGAAG GTCTCCAGTCCAGGCCAGCTGCTGAGTCCACCGGGCTGGAGGCCACATTCCCCAAGGCCACACCCTGGACCCAAGCTGCTCCCTTGGCTGGGGTGGGCTCCCCCACAGCAGAGCGGGACATCCTCCCCCCTGACTGTGCAGCCTCAGCCTCCAGCTCCAGCACAGACGATCTGGATGTGGGCATAGAGTTCTCAGCCACAGCAGCCTGGGGCGATGAGCTCGGCCTGGTGGAAGAGAGGCCGGCCCCATGCCCGTCCCCGCAGGCACTGTTACCCAGGCTGAGCTGGGACGATGAGCTGCAGAAGCCAGGGGCCCAGGTCTACATGCACTTCATGCAGGAGCACACCTGCTACGATGCCATGGCAACCAGCTCCAAGATAGTCATCTTCGACACCATGCTGCAG ATCAAGAAGGCCTTCTTCGCCCTGGTGGCCAATGGCGTCCGGGCGGCACCTCTGTGGGACAGCAAGAAGCAGAGCTTTGTGG GGATGCTGACCATCACAGACTTCATCTTGGTGCTGCACCGCTATTACAGGTCCCCCCTG GTCCAGATCTATGAGATTGAAGAACATACGATTGAGACCTGGAGGG AGATCTACCTTCAAGGCTCCTTCAGGCCTCTGGTCTCCATCTCTCCCAGTGACAG CCTGCTCGAAGCCGTCTATACCCTCATCAAGAACCGGATCCACCGCCTGCCGGTCCTGGACCCAGTCTCAGGCGCtgtgctccacatcctcacacaCAAGCGGCTGCTCAAGTTCCTGCACATCTTT CAGGGCACCCTGCTGCCCaggccctccttcctctcctgcacCATCCAAGATGTGGGCATCGGCACGTTCCGAGACTTGGCCATGGTGCTAGAAACGGCACCCATCCTGACCGCACTGGACATCTTTGTGGACCGGCGCGTGTCTGCACTGCCTGTGGTCAACGAAGCTG GACAGGTCGTGGGCCTCTACTCCCGCTTTGATGTGATT CACCTGGCAGCCCAACAAACATACAACCACCTGGATGTGAGTGTGGGAGAAGCACTGAGGCGGAGGACACTGTGTCTGGAGAAAGTCGTTTCCTGCCAGCCCCATGAGACCTTGGGGGAAGTCATCGACCGGATTGTCCAGGAGCAG GTGCACCGGCTGGTGCTCGTGGATGAGACCCAGCACCTCCTGGGTGTGGTGTCCCTCTCCGACATCCTTCAGGCTCTCGTGCTGAGCCCTGCTGGCATCGACGCCCTCGGGGCATGA